Within the Thermosynechococcus sichuanensis E542 genome, the region CTGAGAAACTTCCGAAAGTTGAAAAAGTTTTTGCTAATTCTCAAATAAGCTGAAATTTTATTACAAAAAAATAATTTTATTGACCGCTGCGCCTTCTGGCGATCGCTGGCCGAGAATAGCAGTTAGGTCATCGTGTCGCTCCCTTACTTAGGAGGCAAGGTCAACGTGAAACTCGCAGTGTACGGTAAAGGCGGAATTGGCAAATCCACCACCAGTTGCAATATCTCAGTGGCGCTAGCGCGGCGGGGCAAAAAAGTCCTGCAAATTGGCTGTGACCCCAAGCACGACAGCACATTTACCCTGACGGGCTTTTTGATTCCTACCATCATTGACACGCTCCAAGCCAAGGACTACCACTACGAGGATGTCTGGCCAGAGGATGTCATCTACAAAGGCTATGGCGGTGTGGATTGTGTCGAAGCGGGTGGCCCCCCGGCCGGGGCAGGTTGTGGTGGCTATGTTGTCGGTGAAACGGTCAAGCTCCTCAAGGAACTCAATGCCTTTGATGAATACGATGTTATTCTCTTTGACGTTCTGGGGGATGTGGTCTGTGGTGGCTTTGCTGCCCCCCTTAACTATGCCGATTATTGCCTGATTGTTACCGATAATGGCTTTGATGCCCTCTTTGCGGCTAATCGCATTGCCGCCTCCGTCCGCGAAAAAGCGCGCACGCACCCCCTGCGCCTCGCGGGTCTCATTGGCAATCGCACCAGTAAGCGGGATCTCATTGACAAGTATGTGGAAGCCGTTCCCATGCCAGTCCTTGAGGTGTTGCCGCTAGTTGAGGATATTCGCGTGTCACGGGTCAAGGGCAAAACCCTCTTTGAGATGGCCGAAAGTGATCCCAGTCTTAACTATGTCTGTGACTACTACCTAAACATTGCCGATCAAATTTTGGCTCGGCCTGAGGGGGTGGTGCCCAAGGACGCCCCCGATCGCGATCTCTTTGCCTTGCTCTCCGACTTCTACTTAAACCCACAGGCGGCAGAACGGCCACTCGCAGCAGTCTAAAACTCCCCTAGAATACTCCACGGAACCCCCTCGCTGGAGTGAGTATGAACCCTGAGCAACTACGGCAAAGCGCACGCAGTAAGTGGCTGGCCTACTACCAAGAAAACCGTCATTGGATTGTTCGCTTGGCGATTTGGAGTACCTATCGCGGTCAACGGCGCCCCTCCTCCAGTTTTATTTTGGGGGTGCTTACCGCCCTAGAGCCACGCCTCCTAGATGCCCTGCCCGTGATTGTCGAACTCAGCAACGATCCCGATCGCATTATTTCTGCCCTCGGTTTGAACTTCAACCCCGACGAAGAACTGGCCAATCGCGATAACCCTGCGCAACTGCCCCCAGAACCTCGCTTACTACCCCCCAAGCCCTTTGTCAGTAATCGGGCTGAGGAACATCGTGAGGAGACTGCTCAAAGTCATC harbors:
- the bchL gene encoding ferredoxin:protochlorophyllide reductase (ATP-dependent) iron-sulfur ATP-binding protein, with product MKLAVYGKGGIGKSTTSCNISVALARRGKKVLQIGCDPKHDSTFTLTGFLIPTIIDTLQAKDYHYEDVWPEDVIYKGYGGVDCVEAGGPPAGAGCGGYVVGETVKLLKELNAFDEYDVILFDVLGDVVCGGFAAPLNYADYCLIVTDNGFDALFAANRIAASVREKARTHPLRLAGLIGNRTSKRDLIDKYVEAVPMPVLEVLPLVEDIRVSRVKGKTLFEMAESDPSLNYVCDYYLNIADQILARPEGVVPKDAPDRDLFALLSDFYLNPQAAERPLAAV
- a CDS encoding DUF5331 domain-containing protein; its protein translation is MNPEQLRQSARSKWLAYYQENRHWIVRLAIWSTYRGQRRPSSSFILGVLTALEPRLLDALPVIVELSNDPDRIISALGLNFNPDEELANRDNPAQLPPEPRLLPPKPFVSNRAEEHREETAQSHQT